A stretch of the Nicotiana tabacum cultivar K326 chromosome 6, ASM71507v2, whole genome shotgun sequence genome encodes the following:
- the LOC107787149 gene encoding 3-oxoacyl-[acyl-carrier-protein] reductase 4: protein MASLAFNSVATTTAKFPPSAAACSSVRRQLSHIRLSPSLSAPLQYRWSSSSSPAFLGVRAEMAATEQAGVDGAAKLEAPVVVVTGASRGIGKAVALALGKAGCKVLVNYARSSKEAEQVSKEIESCGGQAMTFGGDVSKEEDVESMMKTVVDRWGTVDILINNAGITRDTLLMRMKKSQWQEVIDLNLTGVFLCTQAAAKIMMKKKRGRIVNISSVVGLVGNAGQANYSAAKAGVIGLTKSVAKEYASRNITVNAVAPGFIASDMTSKLSDDIEKKILASVPLGRYGQPEEVAGLVEFLALSPAASYITGQVLTIDGGMVM, encoded by the exons ATGGCTTCTCTCGCCTTCAATTCCGTCGCCACCACCACCGCCAAATTCCCTCCGTCCGCCGCTGCATGCTCCTCCGTCCGCCGCCAACTCTCGCATATCCGCCTTTCCCCTTCCCTATCCGCTCCCTTGCAATACCGATGGTCCTCTTCCTCTTCTCCCGCTTTTTTAG GTGTAAGAGCTGAAATGGCGGCTACCGAGCAAGCTGGAGTTGATGGTGCCGCAAAACTGGAAGCTCCCGTCGTTGTTGTTACCGGAGCTTCTAGAGGAATCGGGAAGGCCGTTGCTTTGGCTTTGGGAAAGGCTGGTTGCAAG GTCCTAGTGAATTATGCGAGATCTTCAAAGGAGGCAGAACAAGTTTCCAAAGAG ATTGAATCATGTGGTGGCCAAGCGATGACTTTTGGTGGTGATGTTTCAAAAGAAGAAGATGTAGAATCGATGATGAAAACC GTGGTTGATCGATGGGGAACAGTCGATATCTTAATAAATAATGCAG GTATAACACGTGATACTTTGTTGATGAGAATGAAGAAATCTCAGTGGCAGGAGGTTATCGACTTGAATCTTACTGGAGTGTTCCTCTGCACACAG GCTGCCGCTAAAATTATGATGAAGAAGAAAAGG GGGAGAATAGTCAACATATCCTCTGTTGTTGGTTTAGTTGGCAATGCTGGGCAAGCCAACTATAGTGCAGCAAAAGCAGGAGTGATTGGATTAACCAAAAGTGTCGCAAAAGAATATGCCAGCAGGAATATAACT GTTAATGCTGTGGCCCCTGGATTCATTGCATCAGATATGACTTCTAAGCTAAGTGATGACATTGAGAAGAAAATTTTGGCTAGTGTTCCCTTAG GAAGATATGGTCAACCAGAAGAAGTTGCTGGATTGGTGGAATTCCTCGCACTAAGTCCTGCAGCCAGCTATATTACTGGACAG GTTCTTACTATTGATGGTGGAATGGTTATGTAG